From the Haladaptatus sp. DJG-WS-42 genome, the window TACCTCTCACTCACGCTGCTCGTCATCGCCGTCATCATCGAGTTGCGCGGCGACAAAATCAAGGCAGCGCTCAGCCGCGACTAGGCTCGCTCACGACGTTTTTTCTCACAACCGAAACAGTCTGACTGGCGGTCCATCTCTCACCCAGTAAGGACAATCCGCAGGTATATGTGGTGTGCCAGCTAAGCGCATTCAATCCCCGGACTCCTATGCTCGAATACACCTTTAGCATCAAACATCGAGGATGCTGGACGGAAGCTGTCAACGTCACGTTTCCCGACATCGAAGCGACGATAATCTATTCCTATCGCCTGGGAAGCACGAGCGTGACGATGATTGAGGCGACCAACGTCGCAGACCCGGATGCGTTCGTCGCGTGGCTTTCTGACCACGAAGTGATGACGACAGCCCACCTCATCAACTACGACGAAGCCCAACAGACGGCGTTCGTGAGTCTCGCTGGCGACTACGACACCGAGACGGAGCCGGTGCTCAACGTCCTCCTGCGAAACGAATGTTTCCCGACTGTCCCTTCGACGGTCGAAAACGGGTGGGAACACTGGAGCGTCGTGGCTTCCTCACACGAACTCGTGAGCAAAGCCCACAAAGACTTGAGCGAGCTTGGAACCGTCGAGGTCGAATCGCTCAAATCCCCTGAACTCGACCGGATGCTCACTGGATTGACGGAAGTAAAACAAGCCGTCCAGAACCTCTCACCTCGCCAGCGAGAGGTGTTGGGTCGGGCCATCGACGAGGGCTACTACGACTCGCCGCGAGCGTGTAAGCTGGCCGAACTCGCGGAACTCGATTCTGCGAACACTTCGACGGTTGGCGAGCATTTGCGTCGGTCTGAAGCGAAAATCCTCAAAGCCGTAAAACCGCTGCTCACCAAAGAAGCGAACGCCTAGAACTCGTCTAAATACTCGTCGCGCTCCCACGACGTGACGTGGTTCTGGTAGCGGTCAAACTCGTCGCGCTTGATTTTGATGAACTCGGTGACGAGATCGTCGCCAAGCGCGTCACGGAGCACTTCGTCTTGCTCTAAGTGCTGTAACGCGCCCCACAGCGTCCGCGGGAGCGTCTCGTAGTCTTCGTTGTACGCATTTTTCGTCGTTGGCTCGCCCGGGTCAGTTTCGTTTTTGATGCCGTCGAGTCCGGCCGCGAGCGTGGCGGCCATAGCGAGATACGGGTTAATCGACGTGTCAGGGACGCGGTGTTCGATGCGACTTGCGCTGCCGAGTTCCGGCGGGATGCGGAGCACCGTCGAACGGTTGTCCGGCCCCCACGCAATCGACGAGGGTGCCCAGATGCCGGGGATGAGTCGCTTATACGAGTTGACCGTCGGCGCACAGATTGCGGTGAGCGCTTTCATGTGGTCGAGCAGGCCGCCGATGAAGTAGCGCGCGTCGTCCGAGATTCCGGCTCCCTCTGCGGGGTGTTGGCCTGCTGGGAAGTCGAGGTTGTTCTCGGCTGCGGCGAACTGGTTTTCCTCAACGGTACTATCCCACAGGCTGAGGTGGAAGTGCATCCCGTTTGCGTCCTCGCCCGAGTAGGGGCGGGGCATCATGGTCGCTTTCAGGCCGTGGCGTCGCGAGACGGCTTTCAGCATATGCCGGAAGAACATGACGCCATCTGCCGCCGTGAGTGGGTCGTCGTACTTGATGTTGACCTCGTACTGGCCGGGCTGTGACTCTTGGTGTGCGCCGGTGACTTCGTAGCCCGCGGCGGCCATCGCCTCGCGCCAGTCTTCGAACTGCGAGCGCGCTTGGTCTACGGCGTCCATGTCGTACGAACAGCGCGTATTGAACGGTTCGAGGCCGTCTTCGGTCTCGACCATGAGCGAAAATTCCGTCTCGATTCCGGCGAGCGGCGTGTAGCCCTCCGCTTCGAGTTCCGCGATGACGTTCTTGAGCACGCCGCGCGAACAGAGGTCGAGTTGCGAGCCATCGACGCGCGTGAGGTCTGAGAACACCATTGCGGTGTTCTCTTCCCACGAAACCGGCTTCAGCGAATCCGTGTCAGGGATGGCCATCATATCCCCAGATTCTGGCCCGTACTTTGGGTCGTCGAGCAGGCCGGGCTCGAGCGTGAGTTCTGCGACACCGTTTGCAAACCCGACACCCTCGTCTGTGGCGTGTTCATACTCCGCTTTCGGCAGCGAAATACCGCGGGCGACACCGTTTAAATCCGTCCACACCAGTCTGACCCAGTCAATGTCGGCTGTATCAAGTTGCAAACTCATCTAAGCGTCTGTGTAGTCAACGCATGGCACAGTCCATAGCCTTTGACCCGCAGACTTGCGATATATTATAACTGCACCCGCTCCTGCAATCGGTTTTTCCGAGAACTACCCGTTTCGACCCCATATAAAGAGTCCCAACATGGTGGAGTAACCGATAGGCGTGTCACCGATGTTCACACTGGTATGGTCGAATATGAACTGCTCATCGACGGCGACGGGCGGGAGGGAGAAGCGACCCTCTCCGTCACGAATCCAGCCACTGGCGAGTCGCTTGGCAGCGTTGCGAAAGGGACGCGCGAGCAGGCTCGAGAGGCAATCGCCGCGGCCGCGCGGACGAAAGACGAGTGGGCAAGCGCCGCACCCAGTGAGCGCACAGCCGCGCTCACCACGGTCGCAGACGAACTCGAAGCGGTCGCGGGCGACCTCGCGTATCTGCTCGCAGAAGAGACGGGCAAACCACTCGCCACCGCAGAGGGCGAGGTTGGTGAGGCAATCGCCCAGTTCCGATTTTACGCGGGCGTGACCGACAAGGTGAGAGGCGACACCGTTCCAACCCCCGACCACCGGTTCAACTACACGAAGCGGGTACCCTACGGCGTGACGGCGCACATCGTCCCGTGGAACTATCCGCTGTTGCTCGGCACGCGGAGCATCGCCGCCGCGCTCGCCACCGGCAACACGCTGGTCGTCAAGCCGCCGAGTCAGGCACCGCTCGCAACGATGTGGGTGTGTGAACTCTTAGTCGAGGCGACCCCTGCAGGCGTCGTGAACGTCGTCCCCGGGTCGGGCAGCGAAGTCGGCGACGAACTCGCATCGAACGCCGACGTCGATGCCATCACGTTCACCGGGTCGGTCGGCGTTGGCCAGCACGTCCTTTCTGCGGCGGCCGAGCACATCACGCCCGTGGACGTGGAACTCGGCGGGAAAGCCCCCGCCATCGTCCTCGACGATGCCGACGTGGAAAATGCCGCCCGCGGCGTGGTACAGGGCATTTTCTCGAACAATGGGCAAAACTGCGTGGCCACCTCTCGACTCGTCGTCCACGAATCGCTCCACGACGAGTTGGTCTCGCGCATCCTCGAAAAGACCGAACGCATCACGCTCGGGCCGGGAACCGACCCCGAGACGGACATGGGACCGGTCATCACCGACAGCGCACTCGAAGAGATGCTGGCGTACGTAGAAGGGGCAACGGCAGAAGGTGCGACCGTCATCGCAGGCGGGAAGCGCCCGGACGACCCCGCCCTCGAAGACGGCCATTATCTTGAACCGACGATTATCGATGGCGTCACGAACGACATGACCGTCGCGTGCGAGGAAATCTTCGGGCCAGTGCTCTCGATTATCACGGTCGATTCGACCGCCGAAGCCATCGAGGTGGCGAACGATTCGCGCTTTGCGCTCGCCGCCTCGCTCTGGACAGACCGACTCGAGGCGACACAACTCGCAGACGACTTAGACCACGGCCTCGTCGCCGTGAACTCGTTCCCCGTCTCGATGCCACAGAGTCCATGGGGCGGGAACAAAGAGTCAGGCATTGGCAGAGAAGGCGGCCTCGAAGGCGTCGAAGCGTTTACGACGGTCAACAGCGTCGTCGTCGAGTTCGATGAGATGGAGGACCCCTACCTGTGAGCGGTGAAACCGTCGTTATTGGGCGCATCAAACACGAGACGCACACGTTCTCGTCGCTCACGACCGATTACGACGAGTTCGCGGCCACGTCGCTGTTTTACGGCGACGAAATCGTCCCCGAGTTCACCGACACGAATACCGACCTCGGCGGCTTTCTCGACGTTGCAGACGAGCAGGACTGGGAGGTCGTCCCGACCGTTGCGGCGAACGCTACGCCGGGCGGCATCGTCACCGACGAGGCGCTCACATCCTTCCTCGACTCGCTCGTTTCAGGCATTGAGGAGGCAGACCCAGACGCGGTGTTGCTCGGCCTCCACGGCGCGATGGTCGCAGCGAGCCACCCCGACGGAGACGGCTACATCCTCGAACGTGTCCGCGAGGCAGCGGGCGACGTGCCAGTGATGGCGACGCTCGACTTACACGCGAACATCTCAGACCGAATGGTCGAGTTGGCAGACGGGTTGTTCGGCTACGACACCTACCCGCACGTGGACATCGGGGAGACCGGCAGGGAAGCCGCAGAAGCGATGGCTGCCACCCTTGCTGGCGATCTCGACCCAGTCGTCGTCGTGGGTCGCGAGCGGTTACTGCCGCCGCTGCCACCGCTCCAAACGGCCATCGAACCGATGCGGTCGCTTCTCGATTCTGCGTCGCGGTCAGAACACGCCCACACCCCCGACATTTCGGTGTTTGGGGGCTACGCCTACGCGGACGTGCCGGAAGCAGGCTTCAGCGTGGTTGGCGTCACGGACAAAGGCTGTGCAGACGAGACGCGAGCCGTCTGTGCAGAACTCGCGAGCGAAGCGTGGGACAGGCGAAGCGAGTTCGACCGGTCGTACACGTCGGTCGAAGCCGCGGCCACCGAAGCCGCGGAGTGGAACGGAGAGAACCCACTGTTGCTCGCAGACATCTCCGACAACCCCGGTGGTGGGGCCGCAGAGGACGGTACCGTGCTCCTCGATGCATTGCTCTCTGCGGGCGTCGAGAACGCCGCGCTCGCCATGCTGTACGACCCTGCAGCCGTGGAGACAGCCGTCGAAGCCGGTGTGGGTGCTGCGGTCAAAGTCGAACTCGGCGGGCACACGGAAGCAAACGGCGACCCGCTCTCGGTGACGGGCACGGTTCGGCGCATCACCGACGGAACGTACAGAAATCGCGGCCCGATGTCCACTGGGTTGCAAGTGAGTTTCGGGAAAACGGTCGTCTTCGACGTAGATGGCATCTCGGTTATCGTCGGCTCACACCGGCAACAGCCGTACGACCCCGAGGCGTTCCGAAGTCAGGGACTCACGCCCGAAGCCCACTCCGTACTCGTCGTGAAGAGTACGGTTCATTACCGCGCTGGCTTCGAGCCACTCGTTGGTGAAATCCGAGAGGTAGCGACGCCGGGAATGGCAGACCCAGACCTCACGCAGTTCACGTACGAACACGTTTCGCGACCCATGTATCCGCTCGATAGCTAAAACTCGTCGTCTTCGAGGGGGAGCGCCTCGTCAAGAAGCGCGTTGAGTTCGTCGTCGTCTGCACCTTCTTCTTTGGCAAGTTCGCGCATCGCCGCCCGTCGTGACCGGTCGCGAGCGGTTGATAGTTCGTTGATGAACTGGTCTGCCTGACCAGCGGTGAGTAGAATTTGGTCTGACCACTCGCCGTCGTGCACCTTTATCCGAACCCCAACGG encodes:
- a CDS encoding aldehyde dehydrogenase family protein; this encodes MVEYELLIDGDGREGEATLSVTNPATGESLGSVAKGTREQAREAIAAAARTKDEWASAAPSERTAALTTVADELEAVAGDLAYLLAEETGKPLATAEGEVGEAIAQFRFYAGVTDKVRGDTVPTPDHRFNYTKRVPYGVTAHIVPWNYPLLLGTRSIAAALATGNTLVVKPPSQAPLATMWVCELLVEATPAGVVNVVPGSGSEVGDELASNADVDAITFTGSVGVGQHVLSAAAEHITPVDVELGGKAPAIVLDDADVENAARGVVQGIFSNNGQNCVATSRLVVHESLHDELVSRILEKTERITLGPGTDPETDMGPVITDSALEEMLAYVEGATAEGATVIAGGKRPDDPALEDGHYLEPTIIDGVTNDMTVACEEIFGPVLSIITVDSTAEAIEVANDSRFALAASLWTDRLEATQLADDLDHGLVAVNSFPVSMPQSPWGGNKESGIGREGGLEGVEAFTTVNSVVVEFDEMEDPYL
- a CDS encoding glutamine synthetase family protein gives rise to the protein MSLQLDTADIDWVRLVWTDLNGVARGISLPKAEYEHATDEGVGFANGVAELTLEPGLLDDPKYGPESGDMMAIPDTDSLKPVSWEENTAMVFSDLTRVDGSQLDLCSRGVLKNVIAELEAEGYTPLAGIETEFSLMVETEDGLEPFNTRCSYDMDAVDQARSQFEDWREAMAAAGYEVTGAHQESQPGQYEVNIKYDDPLTAADGVMFFRHMLKAVSRRHGLKATMMPRPYSGEDANGMHFHLSLWDSTVEENQFAAAENNLDFPAGQHPAEGAGISDDARYFIGGLLDHMKALTAICAPTVNSYKRLIPGIWAPSSIAWGPDNRSTVLRIPPELGSASRIEHRVPDTSINPYLAMAATLAAGLDGIKNETDPGEPTTKNAYNEDYETLPRTLWGALQHLEQDEVLRDALGDDLVTEFIKIKRDEFDRYQNHVTSWERDEYLDEF
- a CDS encoding helix-turn-helix domain-containing protein produces the protein MLEYTFSIKHRGCWTEAVNVTFPDIEATIIYSYRLGSTSVTMIEATNVADPDAFVAWLSDHEVMTTAHLINYDEAQQTAFVSLAGDYDTETEPVLNVLLRNECFPTVPSTVENGWEHWSVVASSHELVSKAHKDLSELGTVEVESLKSPELDRMLTGLTEVKQAVQNLSPRQREVLGRAIDEGYYDSPRACKLAELAELDSANTSTVGEHLRRSEAKILKAVKPLLTKEANA
- a CDS encoding M81 family metallopeptidase translates to MSGETVVIGRIKHETHTFSSLTTDYDEFAATSLFYGDEIVPEFTDTNTDLGGFLDVADEQDWEVVPTVAANATPGGIVTDEALTSFLDSLVSGIEEADPDAVLLGLHGAMVAASHPDGDGYILERVREAAGDVPVMATLDLHANISDRMVELADGLFGYDTYPHVDIGETGREAAEAMAATLAGDLDPVVVVGRERLLPPLPPLQTAIEPMRSLLDSASRSEHAHTPDISVFGGYAYADVPEAGFSVVGVTDKGCADETRAVCAELASEAWDRRSEFDRSYTSVEAAATEAAEWNGENPLLLADISDNPGGGAAEDGTVLLDALLSAGVENAALAMLYDPAAVETAVEAGVGAAVKVELGGHTEANGDPLSVTGTVRRITDGTYRNRGPMSTGLQVSFGKTVVFDVDGISVIVGSHRQQPYDPEAFRSQGLTPEAHSVLVVKSTVHYRAGFEPLVGEIREVATPGMADPDLTQFTYEHVSRPMYPLDS